A stretch of DNA from Anaerobacillus isosaccharinicus:
AAAAGATATCATTTAAAGTTGTAATCAGCGGGCCAGAGGCAATCGCAGGGTCTATACCAAAGCGATAGAGTACTAGAGGAATAATCGTTCCCGCTAGTGTCCCAATGATTAAAGTTAAAACTAACGACCCACCAACAACTATTGAGTATATTGGGCCTAACCATACAAATGCGATCAGTGCAATTAATATCCCGCACGTGAGACCAATAATAATCCCTACGCCACATTCCCGTGCGATCAGTCCGATAACAGTCTTCCTATCTAAGTCATGGCTAATAAGACCACGCACAACGACCGCTAATGATTGTGTCCCAGTATTTCCGGTCATGCCAGCAATCATTGGCATGAAGAATACTAACGCTACGAATTGTTCTAATGTATGTTCAAAACCACTTATGATACTACCTGAAATTAATCCGATGAATAATAATAATATTAGCCAAGGTAAGCGGCGAAATGATGCAGTCGTTGCTTTTGTATAAAAGTCGATATCTTTACCAGAAGCCGATAATTTTTCAATGTCCTCATTTGCCTCTTGGATGACTACGTCAATGACGTCATCAACCGTAACAATACCCAGTAATTTTTTATTTTCATCGACGACAGGTACTGCTACAAAGTCATATCTTTCAATAAGTTGAGCAACTTCTTCTTGGTCTAAGTCTACAGGTACAGAAATAACACGATTAAACATAATATCGCTAATTTTTTCGTGAAGATCGCCTAAAAGTAGATCGCGGTAAGATACAACTCCAACAAGCTCTTTAAGATCGTTAATTACATACAGGTAGTAAATCGTGTGATTCATCTCTGCAAAAGCCTTTAGCTTGTCCACAGCATCGCGAATTGTATAATCATCTTTAATCCAGACGAACTGGTTGGTCATAAGTCCACCTGCTGTTTCTGGAGCGTAACTCATTAAATTTTGTACATAAGTTGAGTCTTCAATTTTCATCGTTGATAAGTATTCTTGTATTTTTTCTACGGAAAGCTCACTTAGTAAGTCAGCTAGATCATCGTTCTCCATTAAGTTCATAACTTTAGATGACTTTTCAATCCCAAGGCGATGGAGGATTTCAATTTGCAAATCACTTTCTAATTCTTGAATTAAATCGGCAATTTGTTGTGGAGATAAATACACTAGAAATTTAAAATGATGTTTTTCAGGAAGATTTCGATAAAGTTGGGCGATATCATAAGGCTGTAACTCGTCGATCACTTTTTCAATAGCGCCTTTTTTATTTTCCTTTAGATATTTAATTATGAGTACAGTTAATTGATCTTCAGTCATATCGGCACCTCCTTGAGGTTTTGTTGAAAGTTTCTCTAGGTACTACACTATAAAAAAAACCCTAAATAGTAAATATAATTCTTACGTTTTTTGACTAGCTATTCTTTTTTTTCTAATATAGTAACTAACAATGAGCAGATTAATAGGATAGTCAGGGAAAAAAGCTGTAAATAATAATTTGAGAAAAGGGAAATAGCACTACCGAAGCTAGCCCCTAGTAGTAAAATAAAACTATACAAAGAAATTGTTAAACTCCGAATTTTGCCACCTTTTTCACCGATTAGTTGAATGAGTGAAGGAATAATTATAGATATGCCTCCTACAAAAATAATCGCTCCAATCCCTATGAAAAATATATTAGTAATTGAGCTTAATGTTAATCCGGCAAGTTTTAAAAGTAAACCTAAAATAATTGTGTTTTCAAATCCAATTTTAGAAGCAATTTTTCCAGAATAAATGGTTAGAAGTAAACCGATTAAACCAAATGCTCTCACTGATAGCGTAGCTTGTGGTGATAACGACAAAGTGTGTTGAAAAAGGCTCTCTAGAGATGTATAGTATGCCACAAAAGCAAGTAAAGTAGTGAAAGTAATGAAATAAAGTCTCTTTAAATCGCTTCGTAGTGGAAGTTTAACTAATAATTTTATCAAGCTACTGATCGATCTAAACTGATCACTTTTTTTAGGATGCGGTAGTTGTTTTATTGAATAAATCAATAATAAAAAATAAAAAAAGGCTAACGTAAGAAAAATCCATTTCCAAGTAAAAATGAGGTTAATAGAAGAACTAAGTAATTGTCCGATGACTCCCGCTGATAAAAATCCTGTATTAATTACTCCAATTGCAATTCCTCGATGTCGGGTTGAAAGAACATTTAAAACATAGATAAAAGAAACAGGAGCAAAAGAAGCTGCAAAAAAGCCTTGTAGCCCTCTGACAATAAGGAAGCCCATGAAATTAGTGGTAAAAAAACTAACCACCATTAAAATTATAAGGACAAATAATCCTGAGCAAATTGTCTCTTTTAAGCCGAAGCGTTCTGATAAAGGTCCAAAGAAGATAAGGCCAAATGCATAAAAGAATGAAAATACACTTATAGAAAGTCCAGCCTCTACAGGTGTAATCAAATAAGTTTCAGCAACGTTTCCTAATAAAGGAATCATAATGTATAAGTTAGAAACAATTAACACTGCAAGTAAAGCAAAGATCACTAAGATGTGAACTAATGTATAAGGGGTGCTTTTCGCTTGTATACTAGGTTTCTCCACTTTTGTCACCTTCTTAGCAATGAAACTATAATTTTAAATGTAGTAAGCGCTTTTGGCTCAACTCAAGGTCTGGTATAGATTATTTATATGAAATTAATTCCACATGTGCCTTTAAATTTTCATAACTAAATGTCTTTATATAATGAAGAAAAACACTATATGTATTATAATAATAGGGGTTGTAAAATACCTTCTAGGGTAGTAATTTAATCTAATTAATTAGAGGTGGTTTGAAGATATGAAATATTTAAAGTTTACAATGATGGCATTATTATTACTTATACTTCTTACAGGTTGTGATGAAGAGGCTTTAACAGGCATAAAGCAATTAGATGTGAATGATTTACCATATCGTATGGCGGAATCAGTGGAAACAAATGATGGCGCTGTTTATATCGATGTTAGAGAGGATTATGAATATAATGAGGCTTATATCGATGGATTTGAAAACTATCCGTTAAGTACCCTTGAAGATACGTATATGGAGTTACCGAAAGATAAGGAGATTATTATTATTTGTCGCAGTGGCAACCGTAGTATGAAAGCAGGACAATATTTAAAGGAACAAGGCTACGATAATATAACAAACGTTAAAGGTGCAATGCTAGATTGGAAGGGCGAAACGAAGTCGAATAATTAGTGTAGAATGTAGAATGTAGAATGTAGAAATGTAAAATGTAAAATGTAGAATGTAGAATGGTTTTCAGTGATGCTTTGAAGCATTAGCATTATTTATAATTAATTCACATTCTTTTTTTGTAATTTGGATAAATGTTTTGCTTCTGATGTGTTGCTTACATCATTTTGCATTCTACATTCTACATTACAAATAAGAAAAAGAGGCCAATCGGCCTCTTTTTTCTTATTTAATTAGATTATTAAACACTGGTGATCCAGGCGGTGCGTTAACGATCATATCGTAAACTGGGATTGTGTAAGCGAAAAGGATTAGTAATGCAACAATACCGATCCAAAGCTTCCAGTTTTCGAAAATCGCTGGTGTTGTAGAAGCATCGCTTGAAGGTTCACTTACAGGGAATTCAGTTTCTCCTTTTGGAGCGAGCCAAACCATGTAAATAAAGTTATAGAACATTAATAATGCAGCAGCTGTTAAAATAACTGCACCGATTGCAACAGTTATATAATTCGTAAACATACCTTCAAACCAAGCCATTGCAGTAGGATGGTCTTGATAAGTTGTGTAAGCCGTACGACGTGGAGCACCTAAAAGTCCCATTAAGTGCATTGCACCAGACATGAAGAACATTCCAATTGCCCATAACCAAGTTTGAACCATACCTAAACGGTTAAGAAATGGAGTGAACTTTCTACCAGTTAAATGTGGAATTAACCAGTATGAGATACCAAAAAACGTAAGTACTACTGTTGAACCTACTGTTAAATGGAAGTGACCTACAACCCAAAGTGTATTGTGAATAACAGCGTTCATTTGGTAAGAAGCGTTAATAATACCACCAGCTCCAGCTGGGATAAAGATAAGCATACCCATCATTGGCGCAAAGAAACGAACGTCGTTCCAAGGAAGTTTACCTAACCAACCAAGGGCACCACGACCACCTTGTAGACGAGAAGTTTGCTCAAACGTACCAAAAATAGAGAATGCAGTCATTAGTGAAGGAACAATAACAACAAACGTTAAGACTGTTTGCACGAATTTCCAGAACTCTGATACCCCAGATTCCATTAACTGATGGTGGAACCCAACAGGAATTGAGAATAATAAGAATAACACGAATGCTAGTCGGGCAAGTGAGTCACTAAATAATTTTCCACCGATAATTTTTGGAATACATACATACCAAGCCATGTAAGCAGGTAGTAACCAGAAATATACTAAAGGATGTCCAAAGTACCAAAATAATGTACGGCTTAATAAAACATTCATGCTATCTGTAAGACCGAAAGACCAAGGGATCATTTGTAATAATACTGTAGTAGCAACCCCTAAACAGGCTACGATCCATAGAATAATTGTTGCAGTAGCCATAAATCCGAAAAGTGGTGTCTTTTGTCCTTTATTTGCTTTTTTCCAACCGAAATAATGAGCAAGTACAGCAGCTCCTGCAATCCAAGTACCAACAACGAATAATGTTAAAGCAACATAGTAGAGTGGATGTGCTGCAAGTGGAGCATAAAATGTATAAAGAACTGATGCTTCGCCAGCTAAAATTAATACAGCGGCCATTAACGTACCAATTGTCGTTACCCAAAACCCTATCCAACCAAGTTTGCGGATACCATCAGGCATAGCACCTAAAGTACGACTTCCGCCGGCAAATAAAAATGCAAAGATAAAATAAGTTGTAAAGACAAGTGCTAATAATACTCCATGTACAGTTAAAATTTGATAATAACCAAGCCAACTTGGTAACTCAATCATTCCACCGCGCACCAGACCTTGTAAAAGTCCCATAAGTGCACCTACAATGAAAGCGAAAAATGCTACATAAATGTGGGCCATACTAAGGGCAGCATCTTTAGGCGCTACCTTGATATTTGTATCTGAACTGAATTCTTCGACTCTTAATGCTGAATTTCTCAATTATTTCACCTCAATCGTCATTTGCATGTAGTGGTGACCAGTACCGCAGTATTCGTTACATAAAACGAGGTAAGTACCAGGCTCAGTAAACGTATGTTCAGCCATATTAACATGACCAGGTGTAACCATGAAGTTAACGTTAGTTCCAGGAATAGTAAACGAGTGAACGACATCAGAACTAGTTACTTGAAAACGAACTGTTGAACCAACTGGAACTTCTATTTTGTTTGGTACGTAAGCAAATGCCATTGCAATAATGGTTGCTTGATAAGTAGTATCATTAATTTGACGTAATCCAGGCTCGTTAAAAGGCGCCTCATTACTTAAATTTTGTGGGTCAACAGTGGCCATGTGGCTCGGTGGTTGTTGCCCGTATGCAAATGCACTAACTCCTAAAACTGCTAAGAAAACTAATAAAGACCCAATCCCAAATGCTAACCAAATTTTTTCATAACGATGTAAATGCATAAAATAAGTCCCCCTCTAACAAATTACATTCTATTTAAGAATAAGAAAAATATTGCCGACCACGAACCAACGATAAACAAACCAACAAACATTGTAAATATCAATGTTCCTTTTAATGATGAATCTGGTTCTGTTGGAACATGGCTTTTTTGTGTTTCTAAGTTTGTGTTGTTTTTAGGCATCTATAACCCTCCTCTTCATGATAATTAAGACCCCCACAAATACATATTATAGGATATTTAGCTTACTTTTTTTACATAAATGTGAAAAATTAATGACACTTACAACATAAAATAGTTATTAAACATAAAAGTAGTAGAAACATTAGAAACTAAATTATATTCCTATTATAAAGTTAACCGAATAAACTTCTGTGATTTTAATCACACGGTTACGGTTGAAATATTATGAATTAATTGATTTAACTATTGTAGATATCATAAAATAGAGATAGTAATTGTCGGAATAATGTTAGTACAATAGTAACAGGTAGTCTAATTCTACTTTGAAAAACGGAGGATTTATCATGCAAAAATATGATGCTAAAGTGAAGAATAGATTAAAAAGAATTGAGGGTCAGGTTCGAGGCATCATTAAAATGATGGACGAGGAAAAGCAGTGTCAAGATGTCGTCACTCAGTTAGCAGCTGTTCGTAACGCATTAGATCGGGCAATCGGAGTAGTCGTCAGTAGCAATTTAGAAGAATGTATTAGGCGACAAATTGAGAACGGAGAAGGAACAGAGGAGACGATTAAAGAGGCAGTAAACTTATTGGTGAAAAGTCGGTAATAATTAGAATGTAGAATGCAACATGCAGAATGTAAAATGTTTATGGAATGCTTCGGAGCATTTCCTTCCCAATACAATTTTGCATTTTACATTATTCTTTAGAGTCACTTTTAGTGGCTCTTTTTTTTACCTAAATAAAAGATGGGAATAAATAGAAGGTATTGTTGCAAACTATTTATAAATAAGCATGAGTTTAAGAGGGGTTCTTTATGGATGATAAAACTTTCGGTCAAAAAGAGGAATACAAAAAGTATCTTTCAACGTTAAATATATCTGAAGAACCACCATTGAATAGTAAAGAATTCTTCTCACTAATTAATAAAATATTCCAAGATTGTGATGACTTTTCTTATCGAGAGGTAGCTCTTTCCCATAGGCGCAAGTTTAAGATTTATTTCGTCCAAGGTTTAATTGATATGGCGTTTCTACAAGCTAGTGTAATTAAACCGTTATTAGAGCATGATCAAAATGAAAACGAAGAACTGCGTAACTTTATTAATAACCCAAGAACTGTTGAAATGACAAATTGGAATGAAATTATTTATACCCTTTTTAGTGGAGGTGCTATTTGTCATTTTGATGGAGAGCAACCAATAGAAGTTAAGGTTCCTAGTCAAGAAAAACGAAATTTGTCTGAGCCGACTACACAATATCAAGTTTTTGGACCTAAGATTGGTTTTATTGAAGATATTCATTCAAATATTTCACTTATGAGGAAGTTTCTTAAGGATCCACGTTTGAAAACGATTAACTATGAAATTGGTTCACTGAGCCACACAAAAGTAACGTTGATGTACATCGAGGGCTATGCCGAAAAGCAGTATATTGATTATATAAAAGAAAAAATACAAAACGTAAAAATTGACCATTTAATTACATTAGGACAATTAAATAAGCAAATCATTGATAACCCTGCGTCAATATTTCCTCAAGTATACGGAACTGAGCGACCGGATAATGTCGCTTTTGCCTTAGAGGAAGGGAAAGTGGCCATTTTCGTTGACAATGTAACCTTTTGTTCCATTCTTCCGATTTCGATTTTTGATTTATATTTAGCGGGGGATGACCATAGTTTTAGTTCAATATACAATTCTATCTTTGTTCGGTTAATTCGCTATTTCTGTATGGTCATTTCTACTGCGTTACCGGCACTCTACGTAGCCTTAGTTGCGTTTCATCCAGAGTTAATTCCAGAAACTTTGGCATTAACGATTGCTGAATCACGTTCACAAATTCCATTTCCAGCAGCGGCAGAAGCCATTATCATGATGCTTGCCTTAGACGTTTTAGTAGAGGCAAGTATCCGCCTACCAAGCTTTGTTGGGCAAACGATAGGTATTGTAGGTGGTTTAGTTATTGGAACTGCAGCCGTAGAGGCCGGAGTTGTCAGTAGTCTGATGGTTATTATTATTGCCTTTACGGCCATTGCATCATTTACTACTCCAACTTGGGAGTTAGTTTCGTCGTTACGTATTCTACGCTATGGCCTACTCATCATCGCAGCGGCATTTGGTTTATACGGTTTCGTTTTAGGGTTCTGTTTAATTTTTATTCACATCTGCAATATTGAAACAGTTTCTAGACCTTATATTTCACCTTTATCACCACGGAAATTGGAGCAAGTATTAATGAAGGTACAACAAAAAAAAGCTCAGTTTTTTAACACATTTAAATAGTTTTAGTTAGCTAAAAAAGAAGTTAGATTTAGGGAAAAAGGGAGGTAGCTCGTTATGGTAATAGATAGAAAATTTAAGGGGATCGATCTTTTTGCTTTTACATGCTGCTCTACTATTACATTAGGAGTCACATTTTTACCATATGTTGGTGGTGATGAGGTACGAAGTGCTTGGTTAAAAGTACTCGTAGCAGTACTTCCTTACTATCTCCTTTTTTTCCTATTAAAAAAATTCAGCTCTAAATATGAGAGTTATGATTTCTTCAATGAAATAAAAAATTCTGCCTGGAACTGGGTTTATTGGCTTATTATTATTTATTTTATCTTTAGTACGATTGCTTCTATTATATTTGGTCTAGAAGCCTTAACGTTATTAACGAAAGTATATCTTCTTCCTAATACAGAGCAGTGGGTGGTTCTGCTTTTATTTATCATAATATCAGGCTTTGGGCTAGCCTATGGAATAACTGCCATTACTCGCTTTGTAGTTGCCTTAATTTTTGTTGAATTTTTATTACTATTTTCAATTGTTGGTCTAGGCTTTAGTGAGTATTTTCGCTGGATTTACATTCCGCCAATTTGGACAACGGATGTCGTTACATTTTTAAAAAGTTCACTTAGTGATATGGCCAGATATTCAGGTGTTATTGCCATTTTGGGTTTCTTGCCTTATTTAAAGAAAAACACTGCAGTTTTTAGACCGATGAGTTATGGATTACTATTGGTTGTCACAATTTATGTAGCTATATGCCTTTTCCCATTAAAAAGACCAAAATTATATATCATCTTTTCCTTACTAATATTATTCGGTATAGCAGTATGGATACCAGGGTTTGTTGAGAAAATTTGGGCTCCAGTTTATTTTAATCAGCTAGTGTATTCGTTCTTAGTCCCAACAATCATCCTACTTCTATTAATATTGAAACAAAAAAAAGGAGTTTATCAAAGTGAAACTAGCTAAGCTCTTCCTTCTCCTAAATATGTGTCTCTTCCTTCTGACTAGTTGTATTGATGACGCTAGAGAAATTGATCATCGTTCCATGATTGTTGGCATGGCGATTGATACAGTGAAAAACGATGATAATGAAGATTTATTTGCTGTAACTGTACAAATTCCGCTTATCCTGTCGGGCACAGGAGATGAAGGAGGGCTTTCTGGGTCGGTTAATGAATTTGAAACCGTTAACGCAACAGGTGAAACTATATTGGATGCTGTTGCTCAAATTGAATCTATGACTCCTACGGTCGTATTTTTGGGGCACTTAAAGGTGGTCACCGTCAGTGAGGAGTTGGCAAGAAAGGGCCTAGGTAAGGTAATTGACTTTTTTGATCGATTGCCCCAAGTAGCCAACCAAATGGGACAATCCCGTTAGCTAGGATTGATGAGGATAAGAAAATTGTCATTGAGGGCATGGGAGTCTTTCACGACCATAAGCTAGTATCGAAATTAAATGATGGGGAAGTTGGAATTAGTGAGTTATTAAAAAACAATAAGGTTAGTGACTTAAACTTTACTACGACTATTGATGCAAATAATGGAGAGGAAAAAGTATCGATTACAAGGGGAGACTTAAGAGCAAAAATCAGTTTTGAAAAAAAACAACCAGTGATAATCAATGTGAAAATTAAAGGAAAGGGAGAAATAGCTGAGGTAGGGAATATAGGTAATAAGGTTACAAATGAACTTATAAGTAAAGTAAAGATTAAGTTAGCAGAAAATCTTGAGGAATTAGTTAAAGAGACAATGAGTAAAATGCAGAGGGGAAATGTTGAGCCATGGTTAATTGGTCATCGTCTTTGGGCAATGGATCATCAGTTTTTCGAGACATTAAATTGGGAGGAAGCTGGCTGGAAAGATAGCATCGTCAATGTTTCTGTAGAATTTGAAATCGAGCATACTGGTCAGAAGGGTTACTTAGGGAAAACAAAGATTGGAAGATAAAATTAAACATGTAAATGCTTACACAATTGTTACGGCGGTATGAACGTCATTGACTGTGAAAAAAAGCCTATGATATAATAAGTCATAATGAAAATCATTATCATTAATAAGTTGTTATTTATTATAGAGTAGTCTTTTTAGGGGGGAGTTTCATGAGTTTCATCCAATTAGAACAAATTACTAAGTATTTTCATGGCTCACAACAACCTGCAGTTGATTCCATTAATTTAAATATTGAACGTGGGGAAATTATTACATTATTAGGACCAAGTGGCTGTGGCAAAACGACAACACTACGAATGTTGGCCGGCTTTGAGAATCCATCTACTGGGAAAATTACAATTGGTGATCAAGTTGTCTATGATAACCATAAGTCATTACCGCCAGAAAAACGCGGAATTGGTATGGTTTTTCAAGATTATGCTTTATTCCCTCATTTAACGATAGAAAAAAATGTTATGTTTGGACTAAATAAATGGAAGAGAAAAGAAAGAAAAGAACGTACTCAAGAAGTACTAGAGCTGGTAGGGTTAGCTGACTTTGCTAACCGATATCCTAGCCAGATATCTGGTGGGCAACAACAACGTGTCGCTTTGGCTAGAGCGTTAGCACCTCGACCTCTTGTTGTCCTAATGGATGAGCCTTTTAGTAACTTAGATGCAGGCTTAAGAGAAAAAATGCGTTATGAGATTACAAGTATACTAAGAAAAGCAAACACAACTGCTATCATAGTTACTCACGACCAAAAAGATGCTTTTGCTGTTTCTGACCGTGTTGTAGTAATGAAGGATGGAATTATCCAACAAGTAGCGTCGCCACGAGAGATGTATCGTTGTCCGAAAAATAGTTTCGTTGCTCAGTTTGTAGGTAAAACGAACCTTATTACTGGTAAATTAGAAAAAGATCTTAAACATGTAAAGACAATGATTGGTACTGTTTGTCTTCCAAATCAAACAGAGCAAATGTGTGAAAATGTGAAGTTATCGATTCGTCCTGAGGGCTGTCAAATTTGCACAGAGGGAACCGGTAGCTATACTGGGGAAGTTGAAAGAGTTACCTATAGTGGGGAATATCAGGAACTATATGTAAACCTGAGTTCGAATAAGTCTTCAGAATCAATGGTTATTTATGCACCAATTGATCAAGAGATTGAAGTAGGGTCTATCGTTTCGTTTAATATTAAATCAGATTTAGTGTGTTTAGTTGAATAAAAGATAAAGAGATCTCTTTAGATCTCTTTTTTAGTTCTGAGGCAAAACATTTGACATTTTTGTGAATTTTCATTTCAAATAAATATTTTTTTGGTTTCTTTATTGACAATGATTTTCAATTGCAATATAATTCGAAGTGGAAATACAAATGAGAATGAATATCATTATTCCAACAAACATACTTAGGGGGAAACAAAAATGAACAAAGCATTAAAATTCTTCTTACTTGCAATTCTTTCATTAGGATTAGTATTTGCAGCAGCTTGCGGCGCTAAAGAAGAGCCACAAACAGCAGCTCCAGCAGAACCAGAAGTAGAAGCAGAGCAAGAGGAGCAACAACCAGAAGATCCAGGCGTAGTTAATCTTTACACAAGCCGACACTATGATACGGATCGTCAGTTATATGATATTTTTACAGAGCAAACAGGTATCGTTGTTAACGTAATTGAAGGTAAAGGTGACGAACTTATTGAGCGTTTAAACATCGAAGGTGATAGTACAGA
This window harbors:
- the mgtE gene encoding magnesium transporter, encoding MTEDQLTVLIIKYLKENKKGAIEKVIDELQPYDIAQLYRNLPEKHHFKFLVYLSPQQIADLIQELESDLQIEILHRLGIEKSSKVMNLMENDDLADLLSELSVEKIQEYLSTMKIEDSTYVQNLMSYAPETAGGLMTNQFVWIKDDYTIRDAVDKLKAFAEMNHTIYYLYVINDLKELVGVVSYRDLLLGDLHEKISDIMFNRVISVPVDLDQEEVAQLIERYDFVAVPVVDENKKLLGIVTVDDVIDVVIQEANEDIEKLSASGKDIDFYTKATTASFRRLPWLILLLFIGLISGSIISGFEHTLEQFVALVFFMPMIAGMTGNTGTQSLAVVVRGLISHDLDRKTVIGLIARECGVGIIIGLTCGILIALIAFVWLGPIYSIVVGGSLVLTLIIGTLAGTIIPLVLYRFGIDPAIASGPLITTLNDIFSLIVYFSFATAFLAYL
- a CDS encoding MFS transporter gives rise to the protein MEKPSIQAKSTPYTLVHILVIFALLAVLIVSNLYIMIPLLGNVAETYLITPVEAGLSISVFSFFYAFGLIFFGPLSERFGLKETICSGLFVLIILMVVSFFTTNFMGFLIVRGLQGFFAASFAPVSFIYVLNVLSTRHRGIAIGVINTGFLSAGVIGQLLSSSINLIFTWKWIFLTLAFFYFLLLIYSIKQLPHPKKSDQFRSISSLIKLLVKLPLRSDLKRLYFITFTTLLAFVAYYTSLESLFQHTLSLSPQATLSVRAFGLIGLLLTIYSGKIASKIGFENTIILGLLLKLAGLTLSSITNIFFIGIGAIIFVGGISIIIPSLIQLIGEKGGKIRSLTISLYSFILLLGASFGSAISLFSNYYLQLFSLTILLICSLLVTILEKKE
- a CDS encoding rhodanese-like domain-containing protein, with the protein product MKYLKFTMMALLLLILLTGCDEEALTGIKQLDVNDLPYRMAESVETNDGAVYIDVREDYEYNEAYIDGFENYPLSTLEDTYMELPKDKEIIIICRSGNRSMKAGQYLKEQGYDNITNVKGAMLDWKGETKSNN
- a CDS encoding b(o/a)3-type cytochrome-c oxidase subunit 1 is translated as MAHIYVAFFAFIVGALMGLLQGLVRGGMIELPSWLGYYQILTVHGVLLALVFTTYFIFAFLFAGGSRTLGAMPDGIRKLGWIGFWVTTIGTLMAAVLILAGEASVLYTFYAPLAAHPLYYVALTLFVVGTWIAGAAVLAHYFGWKKANKGQKTPLFGFMATATIILWIVACLGVATTVLLQMIPWSFGLTDSMNVLLSRTLFWYFGHPLVYFWLLPAYMAWYVCIPKIIGGKLFSDSLARLAFVLFLLFSIPVGFHHQLMESGVSEFWKFVQTVLTFVVIVPSLMTAFSIFGTFEQTSRLQGGRGALGWLGKLPWNDVRFFAPMMGMLIFIPAGAGGIINASYQMNAVIHNTLWVVGHFHLTVGSTVVLTFFGISYWLIPHLTGRKFTPFLNRLGMVQTWLWAIGMFFMSGAMHLMGLLGAPRRTAYTTYQDHPTAMAWFEGMFTNYITVAIGAVILTAAALLMFYNFIYMVWLAPKGETEFPVSEPSSDASTTPAIFENWKLWIGIVALLILFAYTIPVYDMIVNAPPGSPVFNNLIK
- a CDS encoding cytochrome c oxidase subunit II is translated as MHLHRYEKIWLAFGIGSLLVFLAVLGVSAFAYGQQPPSHMATVDPQNLSNEAPFNEPGLRQINDTTYQATIIAMAFAYVPNKIEVPVGSTVRFQVTSSDVVHSFTIPGTNVNFMVTPGHVNMAEHTFTEPGTYLVLCNEYCGTGHHYMQMTIEVK
- a CDS encoding cytochrome c oxidase subunit 2A codes for the protein MPKNNTNLETQKSHVPTEPDSSLKGTLIFTMFVGLFIVGSWSAIFFLFLNRM
- a CDS encoding metal-sensitive transcriptional regulator; its protein translation is MQKYDAKVKNRLKRIEGQVRGIIKMMDEEKQCQDVVTQLAAVRNALDRAIGVVVSSNLEECIRRQIENGEGTEETIKEAVNLLVKSR
- a CDS encoding spore germination protein; its protein translation is MDDKTFGQKEEYKKYLSTLNISEEPPLNSKEFFSLINKIFQDCDDFSYREVALSHRRKFKIYFVQGLIDMAFLQASVIKPLLEHDQNENEELRNFINNPRTVEMTNWNEIIYTLFSGGAICHFDGEQPIEVKVPSQEKRNLSEPTTQYQVFGPKIGFIEDIHSNISLMRKFLKDPRLKTINYEIGSLSHTKVTLMYIEGYAEKQYIDYIKEKIQNVKIDHLITLGQLNKQIIDNPASIFPQVYGTERPDNVAFALEEGKVAIFVDNVTFCSILPISIFDLYLAGDDHSFSSIYNSIFVRLIRYFCMVISTALPALYVALVAFHPELIPETLALTIAESRSQIPFPAAAEAIIMMLALDVLVEASIRLPSFVGQTIGIVGGLVIGTAAVEAGVVSSLMVIIIAFTAIASFTTPTWELVSSLRILRYGLLIIAAAFGLYGFVLGFCLIFIHICNIETVSRPYISPLSPRKLEQVLMKVQQKKAQFFNTFK
- a CDS encoding GerAB/ArcD/ProY family transporter, whose translation is MVIDRKFKGIDLFAFTCCSTITLGVTFLPYVGGDEVRSAWLKVLVAVLPYYLLFFLLKKFSSKYESYDFFNEIKNSAWNWVYWLIIIYFIFSTIASIIFGLEALTLLTKVYLLPNTEQWVVLLLFIIISGFGLAYGITAITRFVVALIFVEFLLLFSIVGLGFSEYFRWIYIPPIWTTDVVTFLKSSLSDMARYSGVIAILGFLPYLKKNTAVFRPMSYGLLLVVTIYVAICLFPLKRPKLYIIFSLLILFGIAVWIPGFVEKIWAPVYFNQLVYSFLVPTIILLLLILKQKKGVYQSETS
- a CDS encoding Ger(x)C family spore germination C-terminal domain-containing protein; the encoded protein is MGVFHDHKLVSKLNDGEVGISELLKNNKVSDLNFTTTIDANNGEEKVSITRGDLRAKISFEKKQPVIINVKIKGKGEIAEVGNIGNKVTNELISKVKIKLAENLEELVKETMSKMQRGNVEPWLIGHRLWAMDHQFFETLNWEEAGWKDSIVNVSVEFEIEHTGQKGYLGKTKIGR
- a CDS encoding ABC transporter ATP-binding protein encodes the protein MSFIQLEQITKYFHGSQQPAVDSINLNIERGEIITLLGPSGCGKTTTLRMLAGFENPSTGKITIGDQVVYDNHKSLPPEKRGIGMVFQDYALFPHLTIEKNVMFGLNKWKRKERKERTQEVLELVGLADFANRYPSQISGGQQQRVALARALAPRPLVVLMDEPFSNLDAGLREKMRYEITSILRKANTTAIIVTHDQKDAFAVSDRVVVMKDGIIQQVASPREMYRCPKNSFVAQFVGKTNLITGKLEKDLKHVKTMIGTVCLPNQTEQMCENVKLSIRPEGCQICTEGTGSYTGEVERVTYSGEYQELYVNLSSNKSSESMVIYAPIDQEIEVGSIVSFNIKSDLVCLVE